A region of Malaciobacter marinus DNA encodes the following proteins:
- a CDS encoding NAD(P)H-dependent oxidoreductase, with the protein MNILIVHSHPEKKSFNASLTNKAKDTLTKQGHSVEISDLYAINFDPVEKAEHYKNRVNSSRFDVLSEQRNAYKTDTLAKDVKEEIEKIKKCDLLILQFPLWWHQQPAMLKGWFDRVFVAGGLYTSKMRYDQGYFKGKKAICSVTSGAPLSTFTQNGRGGGEIESILRSITFSLHYMGFTVYPTFLSTEIQNKDFTYKSEEQFKIDLEKNLKDWSSHLKNLHKVEPLKFYGWKDWDEKGNEKRD; encoded by the coding sequence ATGAATATATTAATAGTTCACTCTCATCCAGAAAAAAAATCTTTTAACGCATCTTTAACAAATAAAGCAAAAGATACATTAACAAAACAAGGTCATAGTGTAGAAATATCAGATTTGTATGCAATAAATTTTGATCCTGTTGAAAAAGCTGAACACTATAAAAATAGAGTTAATAGTTCTAGATTTGATGTGTTATCAGAACAAAGAAATGCATACAAAACAGATACTTTAGCAAAAGATGTAAAAGAAGAGATAGAGAAAATAAAAAAGTGCGATTTACTTATTTTACAATTTCCTTTATGGTGGCATCAACAACCAGCAATGCTTAAAGGATGGTTTGATAGAGTTTTTGTTGCTGGTGGTCTTTATACTAGTAAAATGAGATATGATCAAGGATACTTCAAAGGGAAAAAAGCAATCTGTTCTGTTACTTCAGGAGCCCCTTTATCTACTTTTACACAAAATGGAAGAGGTGGAGGTGAAATAGAGTCTATTCTTAGGTCTATTACTTTCTCTTTACACTATATGGGATTTACCGTTTATCCAACTTTTTTGTCAACAGAGATTCAAAATAAAGATTTCACATATAAAAGTGAAGAACAGTTCAAAATAGATTTAGAAAAAAATTTAAAAGATTGGTCTTCACATCTTAAAAATTTACATAAAGTTGAACC
- a CDS encoding TRAP transporter permease translates to MIERDKHHTLDELEVEQAKETENIVNDLEGQRVFGTQHFEFWLISAIALGWTLFQLYIVIEPLNSTIARSIHLTFALVLSFLIYPMFRKEYFLKKVRWFGYTFATLGLCTAGYIAFFYNDLALRPGDYTMVDISVALLGIVILIEAGRRVLGFALSLIAIIFLAYDVLGPYMPELIIHKGASFNKLAGHMFLTTEGIFGVPLGVSTGFVFLFVLFGSLLDKAGAGEYFINLAFALLGRFRGGPAKASVVASGFTGIMSGSSIANTVTTGTFTIPLMKKTGFRPEQAGAVEVAASTNGQLMPPVMGAAAFIIAEFLALSYTDVIYAAFIPAFVSYFALFYIVHLEALKLGLKGANPEDLPPKLQTFLRGIHYLVPIFFLLYTLMILRESAASAAFNAISLLMLLMVVQHPFRAILYKQKITKEVWVSGFIDILAGFISGAKNMVPIAVATALAGIVVGSITLTGLGQVLLEVIETISGGNIFIILILAAIVSLILGMGLPTTANYIVMASLTAPVILTLAQDNGYLIPAIAAHLFVFYFGILADDTPPVGLAAYAAAGIAKSDPIKTGIQGFKYDIRTAILPFMFFFNPELLLISGVDSFNPSDPSGWIWITDPLQVVIIFVTALIGMLAFSCFTQGYFLTWTNVIERFIFLGIVPFMFLPKIVEAKLALPSHYISYLIGLAIFVLLYLFQKAKLKANNTSKYEVEL, encoded by the coding sequence ATGATAGAACGAGACAAACATCACACTCTTGATGAGCTTGAAGTCGAACAGGCAAAAGAAACGGAGAATATAGTTAATGATTTAGAAGGACAAAGAGTGTTTGGAACACAACACTTTGAGTTTTGGCTAATTTCTGCAATAGCTTTAGGATGGACACTATTTCAACTTTATATTGTAATAGAACCACTAAACTCTACAATTGCAAGATCAATACATTTAACATTTGCATTGGTATTATCATTTTTAATCTATCCTATGTTTAGAAAAGAGTATTTTCTAAAAAAAGTTAGATGGTTTGGTTACACATTTGCAACATTAGGACTTTGTACAGCTGGATATATAGCATTTTTTTACAATGATTTAGCATTAAGACCAGGTGATTATACAATGGTTGATATTTCTGTTGCTCTTTTAGGTATTGTAATTTTAATAGAAGCAGGAAGAAGAGTATTAGGATTTGCATTAAGTTTAATAGCAATTATTTTCTTAGCTTATGATGTACTTGGGCCTTATATGCCTGAGCTGATTATTCATAAAGGTGCTAGTTTTAATAAACTTGCAGGACATATGTTTTTAACAACAGAGGGTATTTTTGGTGTTCCTTTAGGTGTTTCAACTGGTTTTGTATTTCTATTTGTACTTTTTGGTTCACTTTTAGATAAAGCAGGTGCAGGTGAATATTTTATTAATTTAGCATTTGCATTACTAGGAAGATTTAGAGGTGGTCCAGCTAAAGCATCAGTTGTGGCATCTGGATTTACAGGTATTATGAGTGGTTCATCAATAGCAAATACAGTAACAACTGGTACATTTACAATTCCATTGATGAAAAAAACAGGATTTAGGCCAGAACAAGCTGGTGCGGTTGAAGTTGCAGCATCTACAAATGGTCAACTTATGCCTCCTGTTATGGGTGCAGCTGCTTTTATTATTGCAGAGTTTTTAGCATTAAGTTATACTGATGTAATTTATGCTGCTTTTATTCCTGCTTTTGTTTCTTATTTTGCACTATTTTATATAGTTCATTTAGAAGCATTAAAATTAGGTTTAAAAGGTGCAAATCCAGAAGATTTACCTCCAAAACTACAAACATTTTTAAGAGGTATTCACTATTTAGTTCCAATTTTCTTTTTACTTTATACTTTAATGATTTTAAGAGAGAGTGCTGCAAGTGCTGCTTTTAATGCAATTTCTCTTTTAATGCTACTAATGGTTGTTCAACATCCATTTAGAGCAATTCTTTATAAACAAAAAATTACTAAAGAAGTTTGGGTTAGTGGTTTTATTGATATTTTAGCTGGATTTATAAGTGGAGCTAAAAATATGGTTCCAATTGCTGTTGCAACTGCGCTTGCTGGTATTGTAGTAGGTTCTATTACACTAACAGGTCTTGGACAAGTATTACTAGAAGTTATTGAAACAATTTCAGGTGGAAATATATTTATTATTCTTATTTTAGCAGCTATCGTATCACTTATTTTAGGTATGGGTTTACCAACAACTGCTAATTATATTGTTATGGCATCATTAACTGCACCAGTTATTTTAACACTTGCACAAGATAATGGATACTTAATTCCTGCAATTGCTGCGCATTTATTTGTATTTTACTTTGGTATCCTAGCAGATGATACACCTCCTGTTGGTCTTGCAGCATATGCAGCTGCAGGTATTGCAAAATCTGATCCAATTAAAACAGGTATTCAAGGGTTCAAATATGATATTAGAACAGCAATTTTACCTTTTATGTTCTTTTTTAATCCAGAGTTATTATTAATTTCAGGAGTTGATTCATTTAACCCATCAGATCCAAGTGGATGGATTTGGATAACAGACCCACTACAAGTAGTAATTATATTTGTAACAGCACTTATTGGTATGTTAGCATTCTCTTGTTTTACTCAAGGATATTTTTTAACATGGACAAATGTTATAGAAAGATTTATATTTTTAGGTATTGTTCCATTTATGTTTTTACCAAAAATAGTAGAAGCAAAACTTGCCTTACCAAGTCACTATATTTCATATTTAATTGGTTTAGCAATTTTTGTATTATTGTATCTTTTCCAAAAAGCAAAATTAAAAGCAAATAATACATCAAAATATGAAGTAGAATTATAA
- a CDS encoding MFS transporter, with protein sequence MKNQQLMIIIYVILVVFSIMYATQPLQPLLAKEFDINMIQASQFTAVIMFSLAIAPIIYGYVLESICPKKMLFIASVILLVTNFILSYSNSYEMFLTIRVIESLVIPAIITSCMSILANSDKKNVKYNMAIYVAATVFGGMVGRVVSGFIATEFGWRAVFMSLSIALFFALFFIRKLSFEGDTNLTKAKLSDVVEILKDRRFVLIYSLMFTTFFVFAGLLNILPFRMKELIPNATESQIGLLYLGYGMGIVVSLLSKKIIKILKNESNTILVGALIFTLVNFSFFSDNMIFVFFMLFIFCIGMFTIHSVSTGIANSIKESQKSLTSGMYLTFYYIGGAVGSVVPAMFYQLVGWNFTIILFISVLILIYSLFFIYKDDF encoded by the coding sequence ATGAAAAATCAACAACTTATGATAATTATATATGTAATTTTAGTAGTATTCTCCATTATGTATGCAACCCAGCCATTACAGCCTTTGCTAGCTAAAGAGTTTGATATTAATATGATACAAGCATCACAATTTACTGCTGTAATTATGTTCTCACTTGCAATTGCACCTATTATTTATGGATATGTTTTAGAATCAATATGTCCTAAAAAAATGCTTTTTATTGCTTCAGTGATACTACTTGTAACAAATTTTATTTTATCTTACTCAAATAGTTATGAAATGTTTTTGACAATTAGAGTTATAGAATCACTTGTAATTCCAGCTATAATAACTTCTTGTATGAGTATTTTAGCAAATAGTGATAAAAAAAATGTGAAGTATAATATGGCAATTTATGTTGCAGCAACTGTATTTGGTGGAATGGTAGGGCGTGTAGTATCAGGATTTATTGCAACAGAGTTTGGATGGAGAGCTGTATTTATGTCTTTATCTATTGCACTATTTTTTGCACTATTTTTTATAAGAAAATTATCTTTTGAAGGAGATACTAATCTTACTAAAGCAAAATTAAGTGATGTAGTAGAAATTTTAAAAGATAGAAGGTTCGTTTTAATTTATTCCTTGATGTTTACAACTTTTTTTGTATTTGCAGGACTACTTAATATTTTGCCATTTAGAATGAAAGAGTTAATTCCAAATGCAACAGAATCTCAAATTGGATTACTCTATTTAGGTTATGGAATGGGTATTGTTGTCTCATTATTATCAAAAAAAATTATCAAAATTTTAAAAAATGAATCAAATACCATACTTGTTGGAGCTTTAATTTTTACATTAGTTAACTTTTCTTTTTTTAGTGATAATATGATTTTTGTCTTTTTTATGTTATTTATTTTTTGTATAGGAATGTTTACTATTCATAGTGTAAGCACAGGAATTGCAAACTCAATAAAAGAGTCACAAAAATCTTTAACTTCTGGTATGTACTTGACTTTTTATTATATTGGTGGAGCAGTGGGTTCTGTAGTTCCTGCAATGTTTTATCAATTAGTTGGATGGAATTTTACAATTATTTTATTTATTAGTGTACTAATTCTTATTTATAGTCTGTTTTTTATTTATAAAGATGATTTTTAA
- a CDS encoding DUF302 domain-containing protein, whose product MKYQVSTSKTLEETYDALQKSISENKFGLQHTHNVHEKLKAKEVELGRRCLILDICQPHIAKEILDIDPSVSSILPCSISIYEDEGKTNICVVKPSFIFPQLNKDLKEVMQRVEKTIFKIIDEAA is encoded by the coding sequence ATGAAATACCAAGTTAGCACTTCTAAGACTTTAGAAGAGACTTATGATGCACTTCAAAAATCTATCAGTGAAAATAAATTTGGACTTCAACATACTCATAATGTACATGAAAAACTTAAAGCCAAAGAGGTTGAACTTGGAAGAAGATGTCTTATTTTAGATATTTGCCAACCACATATTGCTAAAGAAATTTTAGATATTGATCCAAGTGTTAGTTCAATCTTACCATGTAGCATCTCTATATATGAAGATGAAGGGAAAACAAATATATGTGTTGTTAAGCCATCATTCATATTTCCTCAACTAAATAAAGATTTAAAAGAAGTAATGCAAAGAGTAGAAAAAACTATTTTCAAAATAATAGATGAAGCTGCTTAA
- a CDS encoding TAXI family TRAP transporter solute-binding subunit: protein MKKLATAALVGALTLPAFAAEFITIGTGGVTGTYYPTGGAICRLVNQYKKETKIRCSVESTGGSVYNVNTIKNGELDFGIVQSDVVYQASKGTGRYQGDAVKKLKSVMAIYPELLTLVSRKDANINSLADVKGKRINLGNPGSGNEATALNLFKVSGIKKSDLAFAGALKASEMPDALRDNKIDGYFYMVGHPTANIKDASNSVDVKIVPLEGNNVDKLIKENPYFAKADVPGGIYKGNPDGTPTFGVKAVLVTSDDVSEKAVYTVVKAILENFEKFKKLHPAYANITKKSLLDGLSAPLHEGAKKYFKEAGILQ from the coding sequence ATGAAGAAGCTTGCTACAGCTGCTTTAGTAGGAGCATTAACTCTTCCAGCATTTGCTGCTGAGTTTATTACAATTGGTACAGGTGGAGTTACTGGAACTTATTACCCAACAGGTGGTGCTATTTGTAGACTTGTAAATCAATACAAAAAAGAGACTAAAATTAGATGTTCAGTAGAATCAACAGGTGGTTCAGTTTACAATGTAAACACTATTAAAAATGGTGAACTAGATTTTGGTATTGTGCAATCTGACGTTGTTTATCAAGCATCAAAAGGTACAGGAAGATATCAAGGTGATGCAGTTAAAAAATTAAAGTCAGTAATGGCAATTTATCCTGAATTATTAACTTTAGTATCAAGAAAAGATGCAAACATAAACTCTTTAGCAGATGTTAAAGGAAAAAGAATTAACTTAGGTAATCCAGGTTCTGGAAATGAAGCTACTGCTTTAAACTTATTTAAAGTAAGTGGAATCAAAAAATCTGATTTAGCGTTTGCTGGTGCTTTAAAAGCTTCTGAAATGCCTGATGCATTAAGAGATAACAAAATTGATGGTTATTTTTATATGGTTGGACATCCAACAGCTAATATTAAAGATGCTTCAAATTCTGTTGATGTAAAAATTGTTCCTTTAGAGGGAAATAATGTTGATAAATTAATCAAAGAAAATCCTTATTTTGCAAAAGCAGATGTTCCTGGTGGAATTTATAAGGGTAACCCAGATGGGACTCCTACATTTGGTGTAAAAGCGGTACTTGTAACTAGTGATGACGTAAGTGAAAAAGCTGTATATACAGTAGTTAAAGCAATTTTAGAAAATTTCGAAAAATTCAAAAAACTACATCCTGCATATGCAAATATTACAAAAAAATCATTACTTGATGGTTTAAGTGCTCCTTTACATGAAGGTGCTAAAAAATACTTCAAAGAAGCAGGTATTTTACAATAA
- a CDS encoding DEAD/DEAH box helicase, which produces MNKLIVNNKTDNFYNCLTTLFNSCKSFYINVAFINYSGLQLLLDSLKKCEQKAVKGKVLTSTYLNFTEVKALKKLQEFTNIQLKVFDSSDVGFHSKAYIFEYEEDYKIVVGSSNITASAFKSNVEWNLKIGSKKQDSFTLDVLNEFDSLFKQAYYVDEDFLNSYEKFLKQKFVKVDKKFIFEKKIKANSMQIHALKNLKDLRKNNQKKAIAICATGTGKTYLSAFDVKEFEAKKVLFLAHRENILISSKFSFEKIIKSKSFGFFTGNKKELDNDYIFATIQTISKNLKLFKKDEFDYIIYDEAHHIASESFQKVFLYFNSKFTLGLTATPNRSDKQNIYEVFDDNVAIDLRLNEALEQKLIAPFHYFGISDIVIDYENTNLDDLSKLAKLLSVNKRVEFIIEKMKFYAHDNKKRKALAFCVNKEHAKYMNDEFNKAGIYSTTLFGSDCVEKRELTIEQLENEDESLEVIFSVDIFNEGVDIPKVNTILMLRPTSSSTVFIQQLGRGLRKTQDKEYLTVLDFIGNHNRAYLIAFALLGNKAIDKDSIKLALNNSFATISNNTFIYMDEISKKRVLKQLDEENFNSFRYLKQQFIEFKNDIKKVPTLIDFIAYETTLNPKDFIDESKSYIEFVLKVQKQENEFSLSFLKIIRFIDSHIKLKRVHEFAILKYLLNHDYIDLKTAQNEVLKYQEKVDLQTVKHSFRYLNQEFFDSAQIKRYEKVVYLEDEVLKVTQVFKKCLEIKKQKELIKSSLEYGVLLYEKEFERVYYGLPFLKLYEKYNMKNIALLCSLDKIHSSFRGSGQLKHKNDYFLFINLDKQNAIKSRRYSNVFFTNDTFSWQTKPNATINKGDGEKLIENIKHKVKLHIFVRKYITVDKKTQNFIYLGLANTIKFEGEKPINLTLKLEKKLPKYLYDEFTLSV; this is translated from the coding sequence ATGAATAAACTTATTGTAAATAATAAAACAGATAATTTTTATAACTGTTTAACAACTCTTTTTAACTCTTGTAAAAGTTTTTATATTAATGTAGCTTTTATAAATTATAGTGGATTACAACTTTTACTTGATAGTTTAAAAAAGTGTGAACAAAAAGCAGTTAAAGGAAAAGTTTTAACATCAACATATTTAAATTTTACAGAAGTAAAAGCACTTAAAAAACTTCAAGAGTTTACTAATATACAATTAAAAGTCTTTGATAGTAGTGATGTGGGGTTTCATAGTAAAGCTTATATTTTTGAGTATGAAGAAGATTATAAAATAGTTGTAGGCTCTTCAAATATAACTGCAAGTGCATTTAAATCAAATGTAGAGTGGAATTTAAAAATAGGAAGTAAAAAACAAGATAGTTTTACTCTTGATGTTTTAAATGAGTTTGATTCTTTATTTAAGCAAGCATATTATGTAGATGAAGATTTTTTAAATTCATATGAAAAATTTTTAAAGCAGAAATTTGTAAAAGTAGATAAAAAATTTATTTTTGAAAAAAAGATAAAAGCCAATAGTATGCAAATTCATGCTCTTAAAAACTTAAAAGATTTAAGAAAAAACAATCAAAAAAAAGCAATAGCAATTTGTGCAACAGGAACAGGCAAAACATATCTTAGTGCTTTTGATGTAAAAGAGTTTGAAGCTAAAAAGGTTTTATTTTTAGCTCATAGGGAAAATATTTTGATTTCATCAAAATTTAGTTTTGAAAAAATTATAAAATCAAAAAGTTTTGGATTTTTTACAGGAAATAAAAAAGAGCTTGATAATGATTATATTTTTGCTACTATTCAAACAATAAGTAAAAATTTAAAACTTTTTAAAAAAGATGAGTTTGATTATATTATTTATGATGAAGCTCATCATATAGCAAGTGAATCTTTTCAAAAAGTTTTTTTATATTTTAATTCTAAATTTACTTTAGGCTTAACGGCAACTCCAAATAGAAGTGATAAACAAAATATTTATGAAGTTTTTGATGATAATGTTGCAATTGATTTAAGATTAAATGAGGCATTAGAACAGAAACTAATTGCACCTTTTCACTATTTTGGAATAAGTGATATTGTAATAGATTATGAAAATACAAACTTAGATGATCTTTCAAAGTTAGCAAAACTATTAAGTGTAAATAAAAGAGTTGAATTTATAATTGAAAAAATGAAATTTTATGCTCATGATAATAAAAAAAGAAAAGCTTTAGCTTTTTGTGTAAATAAAGAGCATGCAAAATATATGAATGATGAGTTTAATAAAGCAGGTATATATTCAACTACTCTTTTTGGAAGCGATTGTGTTGAAAAAAGAGAATTAACCATTGAACAACTTGAAAATGAAGATGAGAGTTTAGAAGTTATTTTTAGTGTAGACATTTTTAATGAAGGAGTTGATATACCAAAAGTTAATACTATTTTGATGTTAAGACCTACAAGCTCATCAACAGTATTTATTCAACAACTTGGACGTGGTCTTAGAAAAACACAAGATAAAGAGTATTTAACAGTATTAGATTTTATTGGAAATCACAATAGAGCTTATTTAATAGCCTTTGCACTTTTAGGAAATAAAGCAATTGATAAAGATAGTATAAAACTTGCTTTAAATAATAGCTTTGCAACAATATCTAATAATACATTTATATATATGGATGAAATCTCAAAAAAAAGAGTTTTAAAACAACTTGATGAAGAGAACTTTAATAGTTTTAGATATTTAAAACAGCAGTTTATTGAGTTTAAAAATGATATTAAAAAAGTTCCAACTCTTATTGATTTTATAGCTTATGAAACAACACTTAATCCTAAAGATTTTATTGATGAGAGTAAATCTTATATTGAATTTGTATTAAAAGTACAAAAACAAGAAAATGAATTTTCATTGAGTTTTTTAAAGATTATTAGATTTATTGATTCTCATATAAAACTAAAAAGAGTTCATGAGTTTGCAATATTAAAGTATCTTTTAAATCATGATTATATTGATTTAAAAACTGCACAAAATGAAGTTTTAAAGTATCAAGAAAAAGTTGATTTACAAACAGTAAAACATAGTTTTAGATATTTAAATCAAGAGTTTTTTGATAGCGCACAAATAAAAAGATATGAAAAAGTTGTATATTTAGAAGATGAAGTTTTAAAAGTTACTCAAGTTTTTAAAAAATGCTTAGAAATAAAAAAGCAAAAAGAGCTTATAAAAAGTAGTTTAGAGTATGGAGTTTTATTGTATGAAAAAGAGTTTGAAAGAGTTTATTATGGTTTACCATTTTTAAAACTATATGAAAAGTATAATATGAAAAATATAGCATTACTTTGTAGCTTAGATAAGATTCATAGCTCTTTTAGAGGAAGTGGTCAGTTAAAGCATAAGAATGATTATTTTTTATTTATAAACTTAGATAAACAAAATGCAATAAAAAGTAGAAGGTATAGTAATGTATTTTTTACAAATGATACTTTTTCTTGGCAAACAAAACCAAATGCAACTATTAACAAAGGTGATGGAGAAAAATTAATAGAAAATATCAAGCATAAAGTTAAACTTCATATTTTTGTAAGAAAATATATAACAGTTGATAAGAAGACTCAAAACTTTATATATTTAGGCTTAGCAAATACTATTAAATTTGAGGGTGAAAAACCCATCAACTTAACTTTAAAGTTAGAAAAGAAACTTCCTAAGTATTTATATGATGAGTTTACACTAAGTGTTTAA